A stretch of the Tachysurus fulvidraco isolate hzauxx_2018 chromosome 18, HZAU_PFXX_2.0, whole genome shotgun sequence genome encodes the following:
- the LOC125139385 gene encoding uncharacterized protein LOC125139385 — translation MLCFLFTGYISFGSSTLNIISLTRNIHSNTQRATLERKRAGSGGEPPRTSKRVFRGVGRGKPRGRRGGRRKASATVTYPTVECSLSSSVEVPSEILNPQEEFEKNMERLSNILASCLSAEPQRSSASSWSFRQQKASGRWKEARPYHLQCLIAKEAVGHPLCCLCHEPAVIRCRECLPEDWFCGDCDVLHYKKQPLHNRESVIRGFFEAIPPTSCIIKGEGGYCTHEQACILPTVKVPDCSCEGTNFTVLPGKPVILITINGRFDLHQPLYECQTCQQQWTPDSKDLLRSGYWPASVSNSTLYTLDLLSSFQELKVIAPGFSRQAFAKLLEHRTKCGGRKGHINGDALQRSFLEFFYASFEEDQLCCSAPFTCPACTPEMLAVSADGNRKLYRFHRNTSSDDPSFFEGLFVAEDSVVSTFVDTIQKALRNTQGRGTCGDSQWTAARETSRKASKLDEEGMEVAVCRHGFLLKALNMYRGEIFAYPLYLQKELMPAKAKFFAMDVACKYWPYLEKAARVLPALQELTEMKPFLSIMHARAHATKCEIKWSGRNQEGAGTTAGEEVEQVNSYLSRCALTTKYMSKAARVDMVTLHAVGWNHKKVSLYIRHFPQDM, via the exons atgttgtgttttcttttcactgGTTACATTTCTTTTGGTTCCAGTACATTGAACATTATCAGTCTTACAAGAAATATTCACTCCAACACACAGAGAGCAACTTTGGAGAGGAAACGTGCAGGCTCTGGAGGAGAACCTCCACGGACCTCTAAAAGGGTCTTTAGAGGGGTAGGTCGTGGCAAGCCAAGGGGAAGGCGAGGAGGGCGACGCAAAGCCTCAGCTACAG TCACATACCCTACGGTTGAGTGTTCCCTGTCATCCAGTGTGGAGGTTCCCTCAGAAATACTAAATCCTCAAGAGGAATTTG AGAAAAATATGGAGAGACTCTCAAATATTTTGGCATCATGTCTTTCTGCTGAGCCTCAAAGAAGCTCTGCTTCATCATGGTCTTTTCGGCAGCAGAAAGCCTCAGGGCGCTGGAAAGAGGCAAGACCATACCACCTACAATGCCTTATCGCAAAGGAGGCTGTTGGTCATCCCTTGTGTTGCCTTTGCCACGAGCCTGCTGTTATTAG gTGCAGAGAGTGTCTTCCTGAGGATTGGTTCTGTGGGGACTGTGATGTATTGCATTACAAAAAACAGCCACTCCACAACAGGGAAAGTGTGATTCGTGGTTTTTTTGAAGCCATTCCTCCAACCTCATGCATCATTAAAGGAGAAGGTGGATATTGCACCCATGAGCAAG CTTGCATTTTGCCAACTGTGAAGGTGCCAGACTGCTCCTGTGAAGGCACAAACTTCACTGTATTACCAGGCAAACCGGTGATTTTGATTACCATCAATG GGCGTTTTGACTTGCATCAGCCACTATATGAATGTCAAACATGCCAGCAGCAGTGGACTCCTGATTCAAAGGACCTCCTTAGGAGTGGATATTGGCCAGCCTCTGTCAGCAATTCAACGCTTTATACACTGGACCTCCTGAGCTCCTTTCAGGAGCTCAAGGTCATCGCTCCAGGATTCTCCAGACAAGCCTTTGCAAAGCTGTTGGAGCATCGGACTAAGTGTGGAGGAAGA AAAGGACATATCAACGGTGATGCACTGCAGCGGAGCTTTTTGGAGTTTTTCTACGCTTCTTTTGAAGAAGACCAGCTCTGCTGTAGTGCACCTTTCACCTGCCCAGCCTGCACGCCGGAAATGTTGGCTGTTTCCGCCGATGGGAACAGAAAGCTATATCGCTTTCACCGAAACACAAG ctcTGATGATCCTAGTTTTTTTGAAGGGCTCTTTGTGGCTGAAGACAGTGTGGTGTCTACATTTGTCGACACCATACAGAAAGCACTGAGAAAT ACACAGGGAAGAGGCACATGTGGGGACTCCCAGTGGACAGCAGCGAGGGAGACGTCAAGGAAGGCTTCCAAATTGGATGAAGAGGGGATGGAGGTTGCTGTGTGTCGCCATGGGTTCCTTCTGAAGGCCCTTAATATGTACAGAGGGGAGATATTTGCCTACCCCCTGTATCTTCAGAAGGAGCTCATGCCAGCCAAGGCAAAATTCTTTGCTATGGATGTGGCTTGCAAATATTGGCCATACTTGGAAAAAGCTGCTCGAGTCCTTCCTGCCCTTCAGGAGCTCACCGAAATGAAACCCTTCCTCAGCATAATGCATGCTCGAGCCCATGCTACAAAGTGTGAG ATTAAATGGAGTGGTAGGAACCAGGAAGGAGCAGGAACAACAGCCGGAGAGGAGGTGGAGCAAGTGAACAGCTACCTGTCACGTTGTGCCCTGACTACCAAATATATGTCCAAAGCAG CACGGGTGGACATGGTTACTTTGCATGCAGTGGGGTGGAACCacaaaaaagtctctctctacATCAGGCACTTTCCACAAGATATGTGA